One Scomber japonicus isolate fScoJap1 chromosome 1, fScoJap1.pri, whole genome shotgun sequence DNA window includes the following coding sequences:
- the LOC128355550 gene encoding cortexin domain-containing 1 protein-like yields MEVEGTAEPAFVDVDQGLTLACIAFLCLLLVAMIIRCAKVIMDPYSAIPTSTWEEQHLDD; encoded by the coding sequence ATGGAGGTGGAGGGCACTGCGGAGCCAGCCTTTGTGGACGTGGACCAGGGTTTGACTCTGGCCTGCATCGCCTTCCTCTGCCTGCTGCTTGTGGCCATGATCATCCGCTGTGCCAAGGTCATCATGGACCCTTACAGCGCTATCCCCACCTCCACATGGGAGGAACAGCACCTGGACgactga